From a single Calothrix sp. NIES-2098 genomic region:
- a CDS encoding glycosyl transferase family protein, whose protein sequence is MNKLLTIAIPTYNRAELLDKQLAWLAQAIRGFESDCEILVSDNCSTDSTQYVIQKWQSILSNITFKSNRHYQNLGVMKNILYCLNSATTKYVWTIGDDDPIQDRAINYVINKLKQHEDLSLIFLNFSGRNKITGEAVHPPTIVDNRWFDADSEDGCGDGKAIFEHCFSKSVGAVIFLTATIYRTDLVKQALQIWPDAANNWISLAYLAGYCAANGSVIVTKETFLECIVGVSYWQKEPKSALLMQYKHIPEVILKLEESSYSKQFCRRMLLQNGKEVSLKVFLGALRRWPMSAIKTVIPFVALIGLSVFDVMAVKEFSIAEINEKSHHELQSHNKPL, encoded by the coding sequence ATGAATAAATTGCTCACTATTGCTATACCTACTTATAATCGGGCTGAATTACTAGATAAACAGTTAGCTTGGCTGGCTCAAGCTATAAGAGGTTTTGAATCTGACTGTGAAATTTTAGTCTCTGATAATTGTTCCACAGACTCAACTCAATACGTTATTCAAAAGTGGCAATCAATACTCAGTAATATTACATTTAAATCTAATCGCCATTACCAAAATTTAGGTGTAATGAAGAATATTCTTTATTGCCTAAATTCGGCTACAACCAAATACGTTTGGACTATTGGTGATGACGATCCTATTCAAGATAGAGCTATTAACTACGTAATTAACAAACTTAAACAACACGAAGATTTATCATTAATATTTCTCAACTTTTCAGGACGCAACAAAATTACTGGTGAAGCTGTCCACCCACCAACAATAGTTGATAACCGCTGGTTTGATGCTGATAGTGAAGATGGTTGTGGTGATGGTAAAGCCATATTTGAACATTGTTTTTCTAAAAGTGTTGGTGCAGTCATATTTCTCACAGCAACAATCTACCGTACTGATCTAGTAAAACAAGCTCTGCAAATTTGGCCAGATGCTGCCAATAATTGGATATCTTTAGCATATTTAGCTGGGTATTGTGCTGCTAATGGCAGTGTAATTGTTACGAAAGAGACTTTTTTAGAATGTATTGTTGGTGTGAGTTATTGGCAGAAAGAGCCAAAGTCTGCACTATTAATGCAATACAAACACATACCTGAAGTTATTTTAAAGCTGGAAGAAAGCAGCTATTCTAAACAATTTTGTCGAAGAATGCTGTTGCAAAACGGTAAAGAAGTTAGTCTGAAAGTATTTTTAGGGGCTTTAAGAAGATGGCCGATGTCAGCGATTAAAACAGTAATTCCCTTTGTAGCTTTAATTGGATTATCTGTTTTTGATGTCATGGCTGTGAAAGAGTTTAGCATTGCCGAAATCAATGAGAAATCTCATCACGAATTGCAATCCCATAATAAACCTCTCTAA
- a CDS encoding NAD-dependent epimerase/dehydratase — translation MKILVTGTEGYLGSLLPSLLIERGHEVIGVDTGFYKVGWLYNGTEVTAKTLNKDIRNIILKDLQGVEAVVHMAELSNDPTGQLAPNITYDINHHGSVRLAKLAKEAGVRRFIYMSSCSVYGVATEGDVTEESPVNPQTAYAECKTLVERDVMPLADDDFSPTFMRNATAFGASPRMRFDIVLNNLAGLAWTSKEIKMTSDGTPWRPLVHALDICKAIVCAIEAPRDIVHKQIFNVGDTTNNYRVKEIAEIIAEVFTGCQLSFGDNGADNRSYRVSFEKINTMLPGFKCDWNAQLGAQQLFNLFSQIDMTEDTFLFRGFTRLKQLEYLIRTQQIDQDFFWHKR, via the coding sequence ATGAAAATATTGGTAACTGGAACAGAAGGTTATCTCGGTTCGTTATTACCTTCTCTGTTAATTGAACGAGGACATGAAGTTATTGGCGTAGATACTGGTTTTTATAAAGTTGGTTGGTTGTATAACGGTACTGAGGTGACAGCCAAAACTCTCAATAAAGATATCCGCAATATCATCCTCAAAGATTTGCAAGGTGTCGAAGCAGTGGTTCACATGGCGGAACTCTCCAACGACCCCACCGGACAGTTAGCACCCAATATTACCTACGATATCAATCATCACGGTTCAGTTCGCCTAGCAAAGTTAGCGAAAGAAGCAGGTGTACGCCGCTTTATCTATATGTCTTCTTGCAGCGTCTACGGCGTAGCTACCGAGGGTGATGTCACAGAAGAATCACCTGTAAATCCGCAAACAGCCTACGCAGAATGTAAAACCTTGGTAGAACGAGATGTAATGCCATTAGCTGATGATGACTTCTCTCCTACCTTTATGCGCAATGCAACAGCCTTTGGCGCTTCTCCCAGGATGCGGTTTGACATTGTTTTAAACAACTTAGCTGGGTTGGCGTGGACTAGCAAAGAAATCAAAATGACCAGCGATGGCACTCCTTGGCGTCCCTTAGTTCACGCATTGGATATCTGCAAAGCCATTGTCTGCGCTATTGAAGCACCTCGTGATATTGTACACAAGCAAATCTTCAACGTTGGAGATACTACCAACAACTATCGAGTCAAAGAAATCGCAGAAATTATTGCCGAGGTATTTACAGGTTGTCAGCTTTCCTTTGGAGATAATGGTGCAGACAACCGCAGCTATCGGGTATCTTTTGAGAAAATTAACACCATGCTACCCGGATTTAAGTGTGATTGGAATGCCCAACTTGGTGCGCAACAACTATTTAATTTGTTCAGTCAAATTGATATGACTGAAGATACTTTCTTGTTCAGAGGATTTACGCGGTTAAAGCAGCTAGAGTATCTAATTCGCACACAGCAAATCGATCAAGATTTCTTTTGGCATAAAAGATAG
- a CDS encoding glycosyl transferase family 8 has protein sequence MAVISDIQPICIVCAADNNYAMPLAVTVRSLVANIKSNRQICLFILDGGISKANKQKITQSLPREKVKIVWIAVDNTQFENLVLTRHLTVTAYYRLMITKFLNQDLDKVIYLDTDMVVTGDLEELWNLDLGDNYALAVQDDVELYISMSDGLRNYNELGICPDEKYFNSGLLVINLEKWRNENIGEKVIEYIRQNREYVRNDQDGLNAVLAGKWRELHPRWNQMPKIYNYSSWKESPFPEDIYNQLLHQPYIIHFTNSPKPWCSGLRVECQHPKKDLFFQYLDMTAWSGWRDTFWRRLGRKFLKMAFLNTSKL, from the coding sequence ATGGCAGTTATATCAGATATCCAGCCAATTTGTATCGTTTGTGCTGCTGATAATAACTATGCAATGCCGCTTGCTGTAACAGTGCGATCGCTAGTTGCTAACATTAAAAGTAATCGCCAGATATGCTTATTTATTCTTGATGGAGGAATTAGTAAAGCTAACAAGCAAAAGATTACTCAATCCCTTCCCAGAGAAAAAGTTAAGATTGTATGGATCGCAGTAGATAATACGCAGTTTGAAAATCTAGTTTTGACCAGGCACTTAACAGTTACTGCGTATTATCGATTGATGATTACGAAATTTTTAAACCAAGATTTAGATAAAGTGATTTATCTAGATACAGATATGGTAGTAACTGGCGATCTAGAAGAACTATGGAATCTTGATTTAGGAGATAACTACGCACTAGCAGTTCAAGATGATGTTGAATTATATATTTCAATGTCAGATGGCTTGAGAAACTATAACGAACTCGGAATTTGTCCTGATGAAAAATACTTTAATTCCGGTCTTTTGGTCATTAACTTGGAAAAATGGCGCAATGAAAACATCGGAGAAAAAGTTATTGAATATATCAGGCAAAATCGAGAATATGTTAGAAACGACCAGGATGGGCTAAATGCAGTTCTTGCAGGGAAATGGCGAGAACTTCATCCGCGATGGAATCAGATGCCGAAAATTTATAATTATTCATCCTGGAAAGAGAGTCCTTTTCCTGAAGATATCTATAATCAACTACTGCATCAGCCCTACATTATTCACTTTACAAATTCTCCTAAACCTTGGTGTTCGGGATTGCGAGTGGAATGTCAACATCCTAAAAAAGATTTGTTCTTTCAATATCTTGATATGACAGCTTGGTCAGGTTGGCGAGATACTTTCTGGAGACGCTTGGGTCGCAAATTCCTAAAAATGGCTTTTCTCAATACCTCAAAGCTGTAA
- a CDS encoding FAD dependent oxidoreductase, which translates to MYDFAIIGGGIVGLSTGMALGKRYPNARVLVLEKESNWAFHQTGNNSGVIHSGIYYKPGSFKAKFCRDGAQSMVEFCQEYGIDYEVCGKVIVATSEAELPRLENLYTRGLENGIKVQRISPEEVREIEPHVSCVGGIRVFSTGIVNYKQVSEKYAELIAKQGGDLRLNTKVEKIRPSGKNQVLETNNGSFETRIVINCAGLHSDRIAKLGQVEPQAKIVPFRGEYYELTPEKRYLVKTLIYPVPNPDFPFLGVHFTRMIDGSVHAGPNAVLSLKREGYHKTDFDLRDFAEVMTYSGFWKLAAKHADEGIKEIIRSFSKAAFVNSLQKLIPEVQAEDLVPTHAGVRAQALKHDGSLVDDFLIVRGHNSIHVCNAPSPAATSSLEIGKAIVAQVPEQSHLAMPVN; encoded by the coding sequence ATGTACGATTTTGCAATTATCGGCGGGGGCATAGTTGGACTTTCTACGGGGATGGCTTTAGGCAAACGCTATCCAAATGCACGAGTTTTAGTATTAGAAAAAGAGAGTAACTGGGCATTTCACCAAACAGGTAATAATAGTGGTGTAATTCACTCAGGAATTTATTACAAGCCTGGAAGTTTTAAAGCCAAATTCTGCCGTGATGGTGCGCAATCAATGGTAGAATTTTGCCAGGAGTATGGCATTGATTATGAAGTTTGCGGTAAGGTAATTGTAGCAACTTCCGAAGCAGAATTACCCCGCCTAGAAAATCTCTACACACGCGGCTTAGAAAATGGCATCAAAGTCCAGCGAATTAGTCCCGAAGAAGTGAGAGAAATTGAACCCCATGTCAGTTGTGTCGGCGGAATCAGAGTATTTTCCACAGGGATTGTTAATTACAAGCAAGTTAGCGAGAAATACGCTGAATTAATTGCCAAACAGGGTGGAGATTTACGCCTCAACACCAAAGTTGAGAAAATTCGCCCCAGCGGTAAGAATCAGGTATTAGAAACCAACAACGGTAGTTTTGAAACTCGCATTGTGATTAATTGTGCCGGATTGCATAGCGATCGCATTGCTAAACTAGGTCAAGTTGAACCACAAGCGAAAATTGTGCCTTTCCGAGGCGAATACTACGAACTCACCCCAGAAAAACGCTATCTCGTCAAAACTCTCATCTACCCAGTTCCCAATCCCGATTTTCCCTTCCTGGGCGTTCACTTTACCCGCATGATTGATGGTAGCGTTCATGCCGGGCCAAATGCAGTTCTCAGCCTCAAACGCGAAGGTTATCACAAAACCGACTTTGACTTGCGAGATTTTGCTGAAGTAATGACTTACTCCGGTTTCTGGAAATTGGCAGCCAAACACGCTGATGAAGGAATCAAGGAAATTATTCGTTCTTTTAGCAAAGCCGCCTTCGTCAATAGTTTGCAAAAACTGATTCCCGAAGTGCAAGCCGAAGATTTAGTTCCTACCCACGCAGGAGTCCGCGCCCAAGCTTTGAAGCATGATGGTTCTCTGGTAGATGACTTTTTGATTGTTCGCGGACACAACTCTATTCATGTTTGCAATGCGCCTTCTCCAGCCGCCACTTCTTCTTTAGAAATTGGCAAAGCCATTGTGGCGCAAGTCCCCGAACAATCACATCTAGCAATGCCCGTCAATTAA
- a CDS encoding nucleotidyl transferase has protein sequence MKAVILAGGLGTRLSEETSIRPKPMVEIGGKPILWHIMKSYSAHGINDFIICCGYKGYIIKEYFANYFLHMSDVTFDMRFNQMNVHSGYAEPWRVTLVNTGDNTMTGGRLKRVREHLGNDTFCFTYGDGVSDVNITELIKLHKEQNTLATLTAVQPAGRFGAISLGQEQTKITSFREKPEGDGAWINGGYFVLEPEVINFIADDATVWEKEPLEKLADMEQLSAYKHSGFWQPMDTLRDKNYLEELWKSNQAPWKVW, from the coding sequence ATGAAAGCAGTGATTTTGGCTGGAGGTCTGGGTACGCGCCTCAGTGAAGAAACCAGTATCAGACCTAAGCCGATGGTAGAAATTGGTGGGAAGCCAATTTTATGGCACATCATGAAGAGTTATTCTGCCCACGGTATTAATGATTTTATTATCTGTTGTGGTTATAAAGGTTACATCATTAAGGAGTATTTTGCTAACTACTTCTTGCATATGTCAGATGTCACCTTTGATATGCGATTTAATCAGATGAACGTGCATTCTGGCTATGCTGAACCTTGGCGTGTCACCTTAGTAAATACAGGCGATAACACCATGACAGGCGGACGCTTAAAACGAGTTAGAGAACATCTTGGTAACGATACTTTTTGTTTTACCTATGGTGATGGTGTCAGTGATGTAAATATCACAGAATTAATTAAGTTGCATAAAGAACAAAATACCTTAGCCACCCTTACCGCTGTCCAACCTGCGGGTCGTTTTGGGGCGATTTCTTTGGGACAGGAACAAACTAAAATTACTAGTTTTCGCGAAAAACCCGAAGGTGATGGTGCTTGGATTAATGGCGGTTATTTTGTCTTAGAACCGGAAGTAATTAACTTTATTGCTGATGATGCTACAGTTTGGGAGAAAGAACCATTAGAAAAGTTAGCTGATATGGAACAATTATCAGCTTACAAACATAGCGGTTTTTGGCAACCAATGGATACATTACGTGATAAAAATTATCTTGAGGAGCTATGGAAAAGCAATCAAGCTCCGTGGAAAGTATGGTAA
- a CDS encoding TPR repeat-containing protein, producing MQVLRCLPKQEILNLNVSLGRGGEACIYAVPSHSNLVAKVYHKPTVAHAYKLQAMLANPPENPTASLGHISIAWPQDLLRSVDGSDRIIGFLMPRIRGMRPIIDFYNPRTRRQHCPLFNYQYLLRTARNLAAAFAALHNSGYCIGDVNESNILVSDTALVTLVDTDSFQVTDPDSNAVYRCPVGKPEFTPPELQNKIFSQYDREITHDLFGLGVLIFQLLMEGTHPFSGIFQGSGEPPAYESRIAAGHFTYSRKRQVPYLPTPIAPAWETLHPDLQELFWRCFEDGHQNPHLRPSAQTWLSAIAEAEDSLVTCSVNPQHNYNIHLKGCPWCERTLRLGGRDPFPSHQAIAAKEHLKPRIPAKKRYNQPTRRPQSPVAPLPTYNWQPTYTPKIPFYQKLKQQKFYPVALCLVGFGLLGYLDMKVNFTSSFVSQNAYTQQSLMARQANNNQNLSFADYYKQGHAAYKVRDYARAIDNFNQALEKDPNHAKAHVNRGNARYNMKDYEGALTDYTEALQINPREIKAFVNRGNVRYMLAEYSNDPDREYTLAIADFNNALRLNSKEVEAYIRRGVVRSQIAKYSGDSQQDYQLALSDFTQAIGLNASKAEAYYQRGIVHSQIAQYSSSYIQEYNKAIADFDQALSINSKLSKVYLKRGMIHYELSQYGGQNSEANRTKAIDDLQTSAKLALEQEDMENYQQSLSSLCIVVENKCDALFQSSTGLDAGETK from the coding sequence ATGCAGGTACTACGTTGTCTTCCTAAACAAGAAATTCTCAACCTTAACGTCAGTTTAGGGCGTGGTGGAGAGGCTTGTATTTATGCGGTGCCATCTCATAGTAATTTGGTAGCCAAAGTTTATCACAAACCTACAGTAGCCCATGCTTACAAACTCCAAGCGATGCTGGCCAATCCGCCAGAAAATCCGACAGCAAGTTTAGGGCATATTTCCATTGCTTGGCCGCAGGATCTGTTGCGATCGGTAGATGGGAGCGATCGCATTATTGGCTTTTTAATGCCACGCATTCGGGGGATGCGTCCGATCATTGACTTTTACAACCCCAGAACCCGCCGTCAACATTGTCCTTTATTTAACTATCAATACTTACTGCGCACAGCACGCAATTTAGCAGCTGCTTTTGCCGCTTTGCATAATAGTGGATATTGTATTGGCGATGTCAATGAATCCAATATCCTGGTAAGCGACACCGCACTGGTAACTTTGGTAGACACAGACTCTTTTCAAGTTACCGATCCCGATAGCAATGCTGTTTATCGTTGCCCAGTTGGTAAACCAGAGTTTACCCCGCCAGAACTCCAAAATAAGATTTTTTCCCAGTACGATCGCGAAATTACCCATGACTTGTTTGGGTTAGGAGTGCTGATATTCCAACTGTTAATGGAAGGCACTCACCCATTTTCGGGTATTTTCCAAGGATCTGGCGAGCCACCAGCCTACGAATCGCGGATTGCTGCCGGTCATTTTACTTATAGTAGAAAACGGCAAGTACCTTACCTCCCAACTCCAATTGCACCCGCTTGGGAAACGCTTCATCCCGACTTGCAAGAACTGTTTTGGCGTTGTTTTGAGGATGGTCATCAAAACCCGCATCTGCGGCCTAGCGCTCAAACTTGGTTATCAGCGATAGCTGAAGCCGAAGACAGCCTTGTTACTTGTAGTGTCAATCCCCAGCATAACTACAACATTCACCTCAAGGGATGTCCTTGGTGCGAACGGACTTTACGCTTGGGTGGACGCGATCCCTTTCCCTCACATCAAGCGATCGCCGCTAAAGAACATCTCAAACCTCGGATTCCCGCGAAAAAGCGCTACAATCAACCCACCCGCAGACCACAATCGCCAGTGGCTCCATTGCCAACGTATAATTGGCAGCCAACCTATACCCCAAAAATCCCGTTTTATCAAAAACTGAAGCAGCAGAAGTTTTATCCTGTGGCTTTATGCTTGGTCGGTTTTGGGTTATTGGGATATTTGGATATGAAGGTGAATTTTACTAGCTCCTTTGTATCCCAAAATGCCTATACTCAGCAAAGTTTAATGGCTCGTCAGGCAAACAATAACCAAAATCTGAGCTTTGCTGATTATTACAAACAAGGTCATGCTGCATACAAAGTCAGAGATTACGCGCGCGCCATTGACAATTTTAACCAAGCCTTAGAAAAAGACCCCAATCACGCCAAAGCTCATGTTAACCGAGGTAATGCTCGTTACAACATGAAAGATTATGAAGGAGCGCTGACAGACTATACCGAAGCGCTACAAATCAATCCGCGCGAAATCAAAGCTTTTGTCAATCGGGGTAATGTTCGCTACATGCTTGCAGAATACAGCAACGATCCCGATCGGGAGTATACCTTAGCGATCGCCGATTTTAATAATGCACTACGCCTCAATAGTAAAGAAGTTGAAGCTTACATTAGAAGAGGTGTTGTCCGTTCCCAAATTGCTAAATATAGCGGCGACTCGCAACAAGATTATCAGCTAGCACTCAGCGATTTTACGCAAGCAATTGGCCTGAATGCCTCGAAAGCCGAAGCTTACTACCAACGGGGTATTGTCCATTCGCAAATAGCCCAATACAGCAGCAGTTACATTCAAGAGTACAACAAAGCGATCGCTGACTTTGACCAAGCATTAAGCATCAATTCTAAACTTAGCAAGGTCTACCTCAAACGAGGTATGATTCACTACGAGCTTTCGCAGTATGGCGGTCAAAATTCCGAAGCAAATCGTACCAAAGCAATCGATGATTTGCAGACATCTGCCAAACTTGCTCTGGAGCAAGAAGACATGGAGAATTACCAACAATCACTCAGTAGTCTCTGTATTGTTGTTGAAAACAAATGTGATGCTTTATTCCAAAGTTCAACTGGGTTAGATGCGGGAGAAACAAAGTAG
- a CDS encoding von Willebrand factor type A: MHDTLRLDEVVEFAENPEPRCPCVLLLDTSGSMQGEAIEALNQGLLSLKDELVKNSLAARRVEVAIVTFDSNVNVVQDFVTADQFNPPILTAQGLTTMGSGIHKALDMIQERKSQYRANGIAYYRPWVFMITDGEPQGELDHVVEQATKRLQGDEANKRVAFFTVGVENANMTRLNQIAVRTPLKLKGLNFIEMFVWLSASMSAVSHSQVDEQVALPPIGWGTV, from the coding sequence ATGCATGATACCTTAAGACTTGATGAAGTAGTAGAATTTGCTGAAAACCCAGAGCCGCGTTGTCCTTGCGTATTATTACTAGATACATCTGGTTCTATGCAAGGAGAAGCAATTGAGGCTTTAAATCAGGGCTTGTTGAGTTTAAAGGATGAATTAGTCAAGAACTCCTTAGCAGCTAGACGAGTAGAAGTAGCAATCGTCACGTTTGACAGTAATGTCAATGTAGTACAAGACTTTGTGACTGCCGACCAATTTAACCCACCAATCCTGACAGCGCAAGGGTTAACCACAATGGGTTCTGGTATTCATAAGGCATTGGACATGATTCAAGAGCGCAAATCTCAATATCGTGCCAATGGGATTGCTTACTATCGTCCTTGGGTGTTCATGATTACCGATGGCGAACCACAGGGCGAACTAGACCATGTGGTAGAGCAAGCAACTAAACGTTTACAAGGTGATGAAGCTAATAAACGTGTTGCATTTTTTACAGTTGGTGTAGAAAATGCCAACATGACACGTTTAAATCAAATAGCTGTGCGTACGCCTCTGAAACTGAAGGGACTCAATTTTATTGAGATGTTTGTTTGGTTGTCAGCTAGTATGTCAGCGGTTTCTCACTCTCAAGTAGATGAGCAGGTAGCACTACCACCTATTGGCTGGGGTACTGTTTAA
- a CDS encoding response regulator receiver protein, translating to MNLSGTFTKLRPQSLLSQLSKSSDSVCLRAFSNSVSWTIYLEQGKIAYATHSIEPFDRLERHLRRLSQQIPLLNSQIRVQLRLRFEVDSPSQLLEHHSNLTTDSPEYQAITWLVEQGHLHSTQAAVLIQELVKEVIESWLLIKVGNFEFSNLPENAPKICRLDVEKILERCQARVQRWQAFAPHISSPYQRPYLFINKSIQNPAFLDLQPNLTNWMKGFSLRHLAVIMNQDEIQLVQNLYHYIVNGGIILHEADPPFDKLPKTFGELSASPQYITEPTKPEFVDTLVETNTDTESSIDIPLDELAPIEELPYITSPSQDNLQELTIPNSINFAPERVTTATATAKKTYKIISVDDSPTILKEISRFLEDENFSVVTIDDPLKAVMSIIRHKPDLILLDLNMAGIDGYELCRIIRNNSMFKNTPIIFVTANKGLVDKVKANLVGASGYLTKPFTRAELLKLVFMHLA from the coding sequence ATGAATCTTTCTGGCACATTCACTAAACTACGTCCTCAGAGTTTGTTAAGTCAGTTATCTAAAAGTTCTGACAGTGTTTGTTTGCGAGCATTTAGTAACTCAGTTTCCTGGACTATTTACCTAGAACAGGGCAAAATCGCTTATGCTACTCACTCAATCGAACCCTTCGATCGATTAGAACGCCATTTACGCCGTCTTAGCCAACAAATTCCTTTACTCAACAGTCAAATTCGCGTTCAATTACGTTTGAGGTTTGAAGTTGACTCCCCAAGCCAATTGCTAGAACACCATAGTAATTTGACTACCGATTCTCCTGAATACCAAGCTATTACTTGGCTAGTGGAACAAGGACATCTGCACTCTACCCAAGCAGCAGTCCTAATTCAAGAATTAGTTAAAGAAGTGATTGAATCATGGCTGTTAATCAAAGTAGGTAACTTTGAATTCAGCAATTTGCCTGAGAATGCGCCAAAAATTTGCAGGCTAGATGTAGAAAAAATTTTAGAACGTTGCCAAGCAAGAGTACAGCGTTGGCAAGCTTTTGCGCCTCACATTTCTTCTCCTTATCAGCGTCCTTACCTGTTTATTAATAAATCGATCCAGAATCCAGCTTTTTTAGATTTGCAGCCAAATTTAACTAACTGGATGAAAGGTTTTAGCCTACGTCATCTGGCGGTAATTATGAACCAAGATGAAATTCAATTGGTTCAAAACTTATACCATTACATTGTTAATGGCGGAATTATTTTACATGAAGCAGATCCACCATTCGATAAATTACCAAAGACATTTGGCGAATTATCTGCCTCTCCTCAATATATTACAGAACCAACTAAACCAGAATTCGTTGATACATTAGTAGAAACAAATACAGATACTGAATCCTCCATAGATATTCCTTTAGACGAGCTAGCCCCTATTGAGGAATTGCCATATATTACTTCTCCTTCTCAAGACAATTTGCAGGAATTAACAATACCAAATAGCATAAATTTTGCGCCTGAAAGAGTAACTACTGCTACGGCTACTGCGAAAAAAACCTACAAAATCATTTCTGTTGATGATAGTCCGACTATTCTCAAAGAAATTAGTCGTTTCTTAGAAGATGAAAATTTTTCTGTAGTGACTATTGACGATCCATTAAAAGCTGTTATGTCAATTATTAGGCACAAACCAGACTTAATTTTATTGGATCTAAATATGGCAGGCATTGATGGCTATGAATTGTGCCGAATTATACGTAATAACTCCATGTTTAAAAATACTCCTATTATATTTGTTACTGCAAATAAAGGGCTTGTAGATAAAGTTAAGGCAAATCTTGTCGGAGCTTCTGGATATCTCACCAAACCTTTTACCCGCGCAGAATTACTGAAGCTGGTTTTCATGCATTTGGCTTAA
- a CDS encoding response regulator receiver protein: protein MATVLVVEDTPSQLELINSFLKESGYTVLKAYDAKDGLSQAVNHQPDVIITDVVMPGMSGFEFCRQLKKNSVTEKVPIIICSSKNQEIDRIWGMKQGADVYLTKPFTKQQLLRAIESVVG from the coding sequence ATGGCTACAGTTTTAGTTGTTGAAGATACTCCTTCACAGTTGGAATTAATTAACAGTTTTCTGAAAGAGAGTGGATACACCGTACTGAAAGCTTACGATGCTAAAGATGGTTTATCTCAGGCAGTCAATCACCAACCAGATGTAATTATTACTGATGTCGTAATGCCAGGAATGAGTGGATTTGAGTTCTGTCGCCAACTGAAGAAAAATTCTGTAACAGAGAAAGTCCCAATTATTATTTGTAGTTCTAAAAATCAAGAAATTGACCGGATTTGGGGAATGAAACAAGGTGCAGATGTTTATTTAACTAAGCCTTTTACCAAACAACAGTTACTACGTGCTATTGAATCTGTTGTTGGGTAA